A genomic region of Tigriopus californicus strain San Diego chromosome 1, Tcal_SD_v2.1, whole genome shotgun sequence contains the following coding sequences:
- the LOC131877611 gene encoding UBX domain-containing protein 4-like isoform X1: MDWFEGSITEAIGSAKSRQRLFVVVVFDGESDEALLATLNAPDLAPSFQTCVCIRLKNGSPLAEQFAQIYPVVLVPSIFFINSANGMDLEVTGGVQLLQSQNIAQSLAKAQARFAQTSPSPPVTAAGVTAESVASPRGQRVMEASQSLQNSAPRVEVASPAPLPSPAESLEARVARAKRLMAERQGQKKEPDTEQKIQAEAPESSERGVNPALEEAAAERKRDMEEKKLAKERVLRQIEQDRAERAQKFQTQKREETEKKERLSTMAREAREAEEMAKSHPSTARVQFRYPDGRSRVQRLPVDSDINSLFATVADDSERSPALKEFSLSTTFPSKCLDTLPRSTTLRECNLVPSGTVLVLPKRGQALSSRNTSVGLLSYLLLTPFTFLWGLISSFWGGTGEAPNLSSLSRPSNNSHHTTNPTSSRQSDPASGTTNVRRRGNVSRLADLSDDDQDNKTWNGNSTQQM; encoded by the exons ATGGATTGGTTCGAGGGATCCATCACCGAGGCCATCGGTTCGGCCAAATCACGTCAAAGGCTCTTCGTGGTGGTCGTTTTCG ATGGTGAGTCGGACGAGGCTCTTTTGGCCACCCTCAACGCCCCGGATTTGGCTCCATCTTTCCAAACATGTGTCTGCATCCGATTGAAAAACGGCTCGCCTTTGGCCGAACAATTCGCCCAAATCTACCCCGTGGTCTTGGTGCCCTCCATCTTCTTCATCAACAGCGCCAATGGCATGGATCTGGAAGTGACGGGGGGAGTCCAACTGTTGCAGTCCCAGAATATTGcccaaagcttggccaaggccCAAGCTCGA TTTGCCCAGACGAGTCCGAGTCCGCCTGTGACGGCAGCGGGTGTCACGGCCGAAAGTGTGGCCTCGCCCCGCGGACAACGGGTCATGGAAGCTTCGCAGTCATTGCAAAATTCGGCGCCCCGCGTTGAGGTGGCGAGTCCCGCCCCACTCCCATCCCCTGCTGAATCTTTAGAGGCCCGGGTGGCGCGCGCCAAACGGCTTATGGCTGAGCGCCAGGGACAGAAGAAGGAACCCGACACGGAG CAGAAAATCCAGGCGGAAGCACCGGAAAGTTCTGAACGAGGGGTGAACCCGGCCTTAGAGGAGGCCGCGGCCGAAAGGAAGCGTGATATGGAAGAGAAGAAATTAGCCAAAGAGCGTGTCTTgcggcaaattgaacaagatcGGGCCGAGCGAGCGCAAAAGTTCCAGACCCAAAAGCGTGAAGAGACGGAAAAGAAGGAGCGCTTGAGTACGATGGCTCGCGAGGCCCGCGAGGCcgaagaaatggccaaaagcCATCC GAGTACGGCTCGGGTGCAGTTTCGGTATCCCGATGGAAGAAGTCGCGTTCAGCGCCTACCCGTTGATAGCGATATAAACTCTCTTTTCGCTACCGTCGCCGATGACTCTGAAAGGTCACCTGCACTAAAGGAGTTTTCGCTCTCCACGACTTTTCCGTCGAAATGTTTGGACACATTGCCTAGATCCACCACATTGAGAGAATGCAATTTGGTCCCTTCGGGCACGGTTCTGGTGCTGCCCAAGCGAGGTCAAGCCTTATCCAGTCGGAACACTAGTGTGGGGCTCCTCTCGTATCTGCTTTTAACTCCATTCACCTTTCTGTGGGGATTGATCTCTTCATTCTGGGGAGGCACTGGAGAAGCGCCCAACTTGTCGTCCCTCTCTCGGCCCTCGAACAACTCTCATCATACCACAAATCCCACCAG CTCCCGACAATCCGATCCGGCATCCGGAACAACGAACGTTCGACGTCGAGGGAATGTGTCACGTTTGGCAGATTTGAGCGATGATGACCAGGACAACAAAACTTGGAACGGGAATTCAACCCAACAGATGTGA
- the LOC131889391 gene encoding uncharacterized protein LOC131889391 yields the protein MSHSSFMAQRTGRSFPCHGPPTSTADDSARPPISPPHGVDPKFAAPLSSTSHLLPIRPVPLSHLQSGQSPTLARVKAGPQSSTAASTGTPPPNGTTFFRPIGLGGSPSATSTPISRCAGSTRVPKTSGLDADAELDWQLENGSRDSAFEDDLSCSRTTPINHTSIRNRKWRQHSCPGGARVKRETYPLDHSIEPISIETTGRRDSGFHSAGPLSAPGSFYPNSFLPESSAVSPLSHTPGLVSPSSTTSSLPSPRAPNLLPSMMGSGTTSLPLLPPFTPTPPSPVVSPEPTGANASYLHNPLLASPLLHPMHPLNYRWPAESLSSPFYLCTGMPYPPSLLWNPSLFRLYPPAAHSHPFEPNNLTTSPMNPMNHHPHFLAANGHEINPHVLGSNRPLNMSSKPDIQDLSRNALDKVKLGEDVDMKPIRESLRTSNAKSQLSHPVVPQSKEVLPGEVKIEIMDTTNLKDERDQNITVTDDPNEEGSMCKAVQDQNGLYLLSRGIERLNECGETRVASSVSPRSDPGNLGGAPIFRRRLSRLDLLCDAASTVETPSEDLSERQILSAPNSPKPTNDESNGPESRSKSLDGVKSALNRRYTSPEAERDVKAYLASKSKSPKRIIDKGPKVNIVAPLLGGPPKTEPISEKELSMRSSMADIQRQYQEKYKQLFKLQHQCLKQKRNDSHPSHSASTSESPKSKKLKSATTTTTTTTTSTPTHAPLMVDSKNKVKRPGDLHSGTHQREEPFVNNANASQSEPVVDRSILNDLRIHNGKDPRDFKACPLSMTSKLNSTLKPSHDETQKLKSILDSQHSKVTKNPSKHGFKRSPETLYRWEVRPEPSPNSEMDISQQKAHGHLLKFRPNGPSPFKNLLRLTNQDSSSDPVPEQASLKKADTLSSPGCERQVPEDKIKIEVEPSMNDSPAPSTPRAPLKVELPDHNEPSEAKGSPNQNLISKSDPVCAVSSNPIVKSEEECGVIKDLLTLKVKRPKSKKSKKERKNMDSDDQGETSHSHHRRHRHHHHQKSKRSKKAERHKSKETAPTSIELDFEPASTSGCHRRTCVLEENDLMTDTRILFRMDGYFYPGKIQEISPPDIYGVLVDHERGNKPHILTREEMLNEVILEMRPPSVESIPIGTRVCAFWSQKYHYLFPGKVGDPELVDARLGSDFVNIELDDGDSRDIALSDIRLLPVGYPIVQYEPDDIGRRRRKQSTDCSSTEASPLKSRLLVRTTNPATVMPKASLKVTLSVKGKTKEQLGSHQSASSGSSHSELTKPNVHSDKRDTGISAFLPSQQLWNWFGPPAKIPKKGRGRIIHTGIARKKEKLFTGDCAVFLSTGRPDRPFIGRLDSMWETSTGNKRVRVKWFYHAAETEGLANQGKRVQDLKLPGALFESMHFDENDLQTISHGCEVLEISKFRERTLQDRSKLDKLYENNDLYYLAGQYDPVEGTIAFANGVFEEG from the exons ATGAGTCATTCATCCTTCATGGCGCAACGGACTGGCCGGTCCTTTCCCTGTCATGGCCCGCCCACCTCGACGGCTGATGATTCGGCTCGGCCACCAATCTCACCGCCCCACGGGGTGGATCCCAAGTTTGCCGCCCCATTGTCGTCCACCTCGCATTTGTTGCCTATTCGTCCGGTGCCTTTATCTCATTTGCAAAGCGGTCAATCGCCCACCTTAGCCCGCGTTAAAGCCG GCCCCCAGAGCTCGACCGCAGCATCGACGGGCACCCCGCCGCCGAATGGGACTACTTTCTTCCGTCCCATTGGACTCGGCGGTTCCCCGTCAGCCACGTCGACGCCGATATCACGATGCGCCGGATCGACCCGTGTCCCTAAGACCTCGGGCCTGGATGCCGATGCCG AATTAGATTGGCAGCTCGAAAATGGCAGTCGTGATTCGGCGTTTGAAGATGACTTATCCTGTTCGCGCACCACGCCCATCAACCATACCTCCATTCGTAATCGCAAGTGGCGTCAGCACAGTTGTCCAGGAGGAGCCCGGGTCAAACGGGAAACCTACCCACTTGATCACTCGATCGAACCCATCTCCATCGAAACTACGGGTCGTCGCGATTCGGGCTTTCATAGTGCCGGTCCCTTGTCGGCGCCGGGTTCCTTTTATCCCAACTCGTTCCTCCCCGAATCGAGTGCCGTCTCACCTCTCTCGCACACCCCGGGCTTGGTATCGCCCTCGTCGACCACGTCGTCTTTGCCTAGTCCTCGAGCACCGAACCTTCTACCGTCCATGATGGGCAGTGGTACAACGAGCCTGCCGCTCCTCCCACCTTTCACTCCGACCCCACCCTCGCCCGTGGTCTCGCCCGAGCCAACCGGTGCCAATGCTTCGTACCTGCATAATCCCCTTCTGGCCTCGCCCTTGCTACATCCTATGCATCCGTTGAACTACCGTTGGCCGGCTGAATCGTTGTCCAGCCCGTTCTATCTTTGCACGGGAATGCCCTATCCGCCATCACTTTTATGGAATCCATCTTTGTTCCGGTTGTATCCTCCGGCGGCGCATTCACATCCCTTTGAGCCTAACAATCTCACTACTAGTCCCATGAACCCGATGaatcatcatcctcatttCCTGGCCGCCAACGGACATGAGATCAACCCTCATGTTCTTGGTTCTAATCGACCACTCAATATGTCTTCAAAGCCAGATATCCAAGACCTCTCTCGCAATGCCTTAGACAAAGTGAAACTTGGTGAAGATGTGGATATGAAACCCATAAGAGAGTCCTTACGTACAAGCAATGCCAAAAGCCAATTGAGTCACCCAGTTGTGCCACAGTCTAAGGAAGTCCTGCCCGGTGAAGTGAAAATAGAAATCATGGATACCACTAATCTGAAAGACGAGAGAGATCAAAACATCACAGTGACCGATGATCCGAACGAAGAGGGATCAATGTGTAAGGCCGTTCAGGATCAAAATGGCCTATATTTGTTAAGTCGCGGGATCGAACGTCTGAACGAATGTGGTGAAACGCGTGTGGCATCGTCAGTTAGTCCAAGATCTGATCCCGGTAATTTGGGTGGGGCCCCAATATTCCGACGTCGATTATCTCGACTAGATTTGTTATGTGACGCTGCTAGTACCGTAGAGACTCCATCCGAAGATCTCTCCGAGCGACAAATACTCAGTGCACCAAATTCGCCCAAACCCACTAATGATGAATCGAATGGTCCGGAAAGTAGATCAAAAAGTCTCGATGGAGTCAAATCAGCCTTGAATCGTCGATACACCAGCCCCGAAGCCGAGCGTGACGTGAAGGCCTACTTAGCCAGTAAGTCAAAATCTCCCAAGCGGATTATCGACAAGGGGCCCAAAGTGAACATTGTGGCTCCTTTGTTAGGAGGCCCCCCGAAAACTGAACCCATATCCGAGAAAGAGTTGTCTATGCGCAGCAGCATGGCAGACATTCAGAGACAGTATCAAGAAAAGTACAAACAATTGTTCAAACTGCAGCATCAATGCCTCAAACAGAAGCGAAATGACTCGCACCCGTCCCACTCAGCTTCAACATCAGAGTCACCcaagtcaaaaaagcttaaatccgcaacaacaacaacaacaactactactacaagTACGCCTACTCATGCACCATTGATGGTAGATTCCAAAAACAAAGTAAAAAGACCGGGCGATCTTCATTCTGGAACACACCAACGAGAAGAACCGTTCGTTAACAACGCAAATGCTTCCCAAAGTGAACCCGTCGTTGATCGAAGTATTTTGAATGACCTCCGAATCCATAATGGGAAAGATCCCCGTGATTTCAAGGCTTGCCCTTTGTCAATGACAAGTAAGCTCAACTCTACGCTGAAGCCATCCCATGACGAGACTCAAAAACTCAAGTCAATCCTCGATTCTCAGCATTCTAAAGTAACCAAGAATCCCTCAAAGCATGGGTTCAAGCGTTCCCCTGAGACTCTCTATCGTTGGGAGGTCCGGCCCGAGCCTTCGCCCAATTCTGAAATGGACATCTCTCAACAAAAGGCTCACGGACACCTCCTAAAATTCAGACCCAATGGTCCAAGTCCATTCAAGAATCTACTTCGACTCACCAACCAAGACTCATCGTCGGATCCAGTTCCAGAGCAAGCAAGTCTGAAAAAGGCTGACACTCTCAGCAGTCCTGGATGTGAACGACAAGTACCTGAAGATAAAATTAAGATTGAAGTGGAGCCGTCCATGAATGATTCCCCAGCTCCCTCGACACCGCGTGCTCCTTTAAAGGTGGAACTCCCTGATCACAATGAGCCTAGTGAGGCAAAGGGTTCACCAAACCAAAACCTTATTTCCAAGTCAGACCCAGTTTGTGCCGTATCATCTAACCCTATAGTCAAATCTGAAGAAGAATGCGGAGTTATCAAAGATTTGCTGACCCTTAAagtcaaaaggccaaaatctaAAAAGTCTAAAAAAGAACGTAAGAATATGGATAGTGACGATCAAGGTGAGACGTCTCATTCTCATCATCGCCGACATCGACATCATCACCACCAAAAGTCTAAGCGTTCCAAAAAGGCGGAACGACACAAATCCAAAGAAACGGCCCCAACCAGCATTGAGCTTGACTTTGAACCAGCAAGTACATCAG GTTGCCATCGTCGTACATGCGTATtagaagaaaatgatttgatgacCGACACTCGTATTTTGTTTCGAATGGATGGATACTTTTATCCGGGCAAGATTCAAGAAATCAGCCCTCCCGACATTTATGGTGTGCTCGTGGATCACGAACGTGGAAACAAACCTCATATTCTTACTCGAGAGGAAATGTTAAACGAAGTG ATATTGGAAATGCGTCCACCTTCAGTCGAGAGTATTCCAATCGGGACTCGTGTTTGTGCTTTTTGGAGTCAAAAGTATCATTATCTTTTCCCTGGCAAAGTTGGTGATCCTGAATTAGTAGACGCCCGTCTTGGCTCTGACTTTGTAAACATCGAGCTGGACGACGGAGATAGTCGCGATATTGCTTTGTCCGACATTCGTCTACTCCCAGTAGGATATCCCATCGTTCAATACGAGCCAGACGATATTGGCCGACGGCGACGCAAGCAATCAACAGATTGCTCATCAACGGAGGCCTCGCCTCTCAAGTCAAGGCTGCTGGTGAGGACCACCAATCCAGCCACTGTCATGCCGAAGGCCAGTTTGAAAGTGACCCTATCTGTCAAAGGCAAGACCAAAGAACAACTCGGCTCTCACCAAAGTGCTTCATCAGGTTCCTCTCATTCTGAATTAACAAAG CCCAATGTCCACTCGGACAAGAGAGACACAGGGATATCAGCCTTTCTGCCGAGTCAGCAATTGTGGAATTGGTTCGGACCCCCGGCCAAGATCCCTAAAAAAGGACGTGGACGCATCATTCACACAGGCATTGCTCGAAAAAAGGAGAAACTATTTACGGGCGACTGTGCCGTGTTCTTGTCCACTGGACGGCCAGACCGACCGTTTATCGGAAGACTCGACTCCATGTGGGAAACCAGCACTGGCAACAAAAGAGTGCGAGTGAAGTGGTTCTATCACGCGGCCGAGACTGAAGGACTGGCAAATCAGGGAAAACGGGTTCAAGATCTGAAACTTCCG GGTGCCTTGTTTGAATCCATGCACTTCGATGAAAACGACCTACAAACGATATCTCATGGATGCGAAGTATTGGAAATTAGCAAATTCAGGGAAAGAACGCTCCAAGATCGGAGCAAGTTGGACAAGCTTTATGAAAACAATGATCTTTATTACCTCGCTGGTCAGTATGACCCTGTCGAAGGGACCATTGCGTTTGCCAATGGAGTGTTTGAGGAAGGGTGA
- the LOC131877611 gene encoding UBX domain-containing protein 4-like isoform X2, with the protein MDWFEGSITEAIGSAKSRQRLFVVVVFDGESDEALLATLNAPDLAPSFQTCVCIRLKNGSPLAEQFAQIYPVVLVPSIFFINSANGMDLEVTGGVQLLQSQNIAQSLAKAQARFAQTSPSPPVTAAGVTAESVASPRGQRVMEASQSLQNSAPRVEVASPAPLPSPAESLEARVARAKRLMAERQGQKKEPDTEKIQAEAPESSERGVNPALEEAAAERKRDMEEKKLAKERVLRQIEQDRAERAQKFQTQKREETEKKERLSTMAREAREAEEMAKSHPSTARVQFRYPDGRSRVQRLPVDSDINSLFATVADDSERSPALKEFSLSTTFPSKCLDTLPRSTTLRECNLVPSGTVLVLPKRGQALSSRNTSVGLLSYLLLTPFTFLWGLISSFWGGTGEAPNLSSLSRPSNNSHHTTNPTSSRQSDPASGTTNVRRRGNVSRLADLSDDDQDNKTWNGNSTQQM; encoded by the exons ATGGATTGGTTCGAGGGATCCATCACCGAGGCCATCGGTTCGGCCAAATCACGTCAAAGGCTCTTCGTGGTGGTCGTTTTCG ATGGTGAGTCGGACGAGGCTCTTTTGGCCACCCTCAACGCCCCGGATTTGGCTCCATCTTTCCAAACATGTGTCTGCATCCGATTGAAAAACGGCTCGCCTTTGGCCGAACAATTCGCCCAAATCTACCCCGTGGTCTTGGTGCCCTCCATCTTCTTCATCAACAGCGCCAATGGCATGGATCTGGAAGTGACGGGGGGAGTCCAACTGTTGCAGTCCCAGAATATTGcccaaagcttggccaaggccCAAGCTCGA TTTGCCCAGACGAGTCCGAGTCCGCCTGTGACGGCAGCGGGTGTCACGGCCGAAAGTGTGGCCTCGCCCCGCGGACAACGGGTCATGGAAGCTTCGCAGTCATTGCAAAATTCGGCGCCCCGCGTTGAGGTGGCGAGTCCCGCCCCACTCCCATCCCCTGCTGAATCTTTAGAGGCCCGGGTGGCGCGCGCCAAACGGCTTATGGCTGAGCGCCAGGGACAGAAGAAGGAACCCGACACGGAG AAAATCCAGGCGGAAGCACCGGAAAGTTCTGAACGAGGGGTGAACCCGGCCTTAGAGGAGGCCGCGGCCGAAAGGAAGCGTGATATGGAAGAGAAGAAATTAGCCAAAGAGCGTGTCTTgcggcaaattgaacaagatcGGGCCGAGCGAGCGCAAAAGTTCCAGACCCAAAAGCGTGAAGAGACGGAAAAGAAGGAGCGCTTGAGTACGATGGCTCGCGAGGCCCGCGAGGCcgaagaaatggccaaaagcCATCC GAGTACGGCTCGGGTGCAGTTTCGGTATCCCGATGGAAGAAGTCGCGTTCAGCGCCTACCCGTTGATAGCGATATAAACTCTCTTTTCGCTACCGTCGCCGATGACTCTGAAAGGTCACCTGCACTAAAGGAGTTTTCGCTCTCCACGACTTTTCCGTCGAAATGTTTGGACACATTGCCTAGATCCACCACATTGAGAGAATGCAATTTGGTCCCTTCGGGCACGGTTCTGGTGCTGCCCAAGCGAGGTCAAGCCTTATCCAGTCGGAACACTAGTGTGGGGCTCCTCTCGTATCTGCTTTTAACTCCATTCACCTTTCTGTGGGGATTGATCTCTTCATTCTGGGGAGGCACTGGAGAAGCGCCCAACTTGTCGTCCCTCTCTCGGCCCTCGAACAACTCTCATCATACCACAAATCCCACCAG CTCCCGACAATCCGATCCGGCATCCGGAACAACGAACGTTCGACGTCGAGGGAATGTGTCACGTTTGGCAGATTTGAGCGATGATGACCAGGACAACAAAACTTGGAACGGGAATTCAACCCAACAGATGTGA